A region of the Jatrophihabitans sp. genome:
CGACGTGGTCAAGGCAAGCGTCCGTGACCTGGCTGCCGTCGTCGCCCGCAAGGGCCACGGCGCCACCACGGTGGCCTCGACCGCGCACCTGGCGGCGCTGGCCGGCATCGCGGTGTTCGCCACCGGCGGCCTCGGCGGCGTGCACCGGCAGGCCCGCGAGTCCTGGGACGAGTCCGCCGACCTGGGCACGCTGTCCCGGACGCCGATCACCGTGGTCTGCGCCGGGGTGAAGTCGATCCTGGACGTGACGGCCACCCTGGAGCGGCTGGAGACACTCAACGTCGGCGTTATCGGATACCGGACGAATGCCTTTCCCGGCTTCTACCTCGCCGACTCCGGTCACCGGCTGGACTGGCGGGTCGACTCGGCCGCCGAGGTGGCTGCGGTGATGCGGGCCCGGACCGAGCTCGGCGTCGACCGGTTCGGGCTGGTCGTGGCCAACCCGATCCCGGCCGCCGACGAGCTGGACCGGCAGCTGCATGACCGCGCTCTGACTGCCGGCCTGGCGGCGCTCAGCCGGGGCGGGATCACCGGCAAGCAGGTGACACCGTTCCTGCTCGACTTCTTCCACCGCGAGACACAGGGCGCCTCGCTGACGGCCAACGTCCGGCTGGTGCTGAACAACGCCCGGGTGGCGGCCGAGATCGCGGCGGCCTACGCGGCCTCGTCCGCCGGGTGATCCGGCCGGTGCGCCAGATGCGGCCAGGCGGACGGGTGGTCTGCGTCGGCGACGTCATGCTCGACATCTCCGCGGCGCTGCCGGGCCCGCTGGCGCTCGGCTCGGACACCCCTGCGACGATCAGCTTCTGCCATGGCGGCTCGGCAGCCAACACCGCCGCCTGGCTGGCCAGCCTGGCGGTGCCGTGCGTGTTCGCCGGCCGGGTCGGTGACGATCCGTTCGGCCGGGAGGCCGTCACCGCGCTACGCGCGCACGGCGTGATCCCGAGGGTGTCGATCGATCCGGCCACTGCGACCGGGATCTGCCTGGTGCTGGTGGGCCCGGACGGCGAGCGCACCATGGTGCCCTCGGCAGGCGCGAACGCCACCCTCAGCCCGACCGATCTGGGCGAGGACCTGCTGACGGCCGAGGATCACCTGCACCTGTCCGGCTATGCCCTGCTGAACCCCGGCTCCCGGCCGGCGGCGCTGTTCGCCCTGCGGTTGGCGGACTCGGTCGGCGCCTCGGTGTCGGTGGACGCCGCCTCGGCCGGGCCGATCCGGTCGGTCGGGGCGCAGCGGTTTCTGGACTGGATCGCGCCGGGCGCGGTGTTGCTGGCCAACGCCGACGAGCTGGCCGCTCTGACCGGCGCGGACGGCGCGGACGGCGTTGATCAGGACGCGGGCCTCGCGGCCCTGGTGGCGCGGCACTTGACCGTGGTGCTCAAGCGCGGCAGCGCCGGCAGCGTGCTCGCCACCGCGGCCGGGCGCTGGCGCTGCGCCGCCGAGCCTGCCCAGGTGCGGGACACGACCGGCGCCGGCGATGCCTTCGCCGCCGGTTTGCTGGCCGCGCGGTGGGCCGGCGCAGAGCTGAGCGAGGCGCTCGGCCAGGCCAACCGGCTGGGCGCGGCCGCGGTCGCTCGGATCGGGGGCCGCCCGAACCCTTGAAGTCCGCGGTGCTCACGATGTGCCTCGCGGCAGCGTTCGCCGTCCTGGCGCCAGCGCATGTCTCAGCGACTCCCCCGAGCGCCCCGCCGGCCCACGAGAAAACGACCGCGGGGTCACTACAAACGACCGCAGGGTCGCCACAAACGACCGCGGGGTCACTACAAACGACCGCGGGGTCACTACGCCGAGCGGTACGTCCTGCGGGAGGAGCCGCTGCGTTCGGGCGTGACCGCCTCGCAGCCGGCCACTCCCGCTAGCTGAGCGAGAGGCCGCGAGCCGTCGCCGAGATGCGCACGCCCTCGGCAGTGGCGCTCAACTGCTGGATACGGAGATGAAAGGGCAGCCCGCGCAAGGACAGCTTGTTCGCGAAGATCGAGCTGAACTGGTCGCTGAGCTGCTCGGGCACCGCGATGCCGGCCTGGGGCACCCCTACCCGGATCGAGGAGAAGGTCAGCGCGTCACCGCCGGCGATGCCCACTTCGGCGCTGGCGGTTCCGGTGAGGGTCTGGCCCAGCACCTCGACCGAGCTGCTGGCCTGCACCCGTCCGCCACCGGCGTAGCCGAGTGTGACGCCCAGCGCCCGGGACAGCTCCTGATAGGTCAGCAGCGCGGTGCCGTTGGCCGTCTCGGCGGTCGCGCCGGAGAAGCGGTCGATGGTCCTCAGGTCATGCAGCCGGGCGTCGAGATCAGCCAGCCGGACCGTGCGGTCGCTCGTGCCGACCGGCATGTCCTGGGCCTTGAGCCGCACGGCCGGATAGTGATTGGCCAGCACCTGGGTCAGGAAGGGAAA
Encoded here:
- a CDS encoding DUF2993 domain-containing protein produces the protein MLIFLIVFAVLVVAADRVSLLVAERQIASKVQSSQDLSSRPSVDIEGFPFLTQVLANHYPAVRLKAQDMPVGTSDRTVRLADLDARLHDLRTIDRFSGATAETANGTALLTYQELSRALGVTLGYAGGGRVQASSSVEVLGQTLTGTASAEVGIAGGDALTFSSIRVGVPQAGIAVPEQLSDQFSSIFANKLSLRGLPFHLRIQQLSATAEGVRISATARGLSLS
- a CDS encoding sugar kinase, coding for MIRPVRQMRPGGRVVCVGDVMLDISAALPGPLALGSDTPATISFCHGGSAANTAAWLASLAVPCVFAGRVGDDPFGREAVTALRAHGVIPRVSIDPATATGICLVLVGPDGERTMVPSAGANATLSPTDLGEDLLTAEDHLHLSGYALLNPGSRPAALFALRLADSVGASVSVDAASAGPIRSVGAQRFLDWIAPGAVLLANADELAALTGADGADGVDQDAGLAALVARHLTVVLKRGSAGSVLATAAGRWRCAAEPAQVRDTTGAGDAFAAGLLAARWAGAELSEALGQANRLGAAAVARIGGRPNP
- a CDS encoding pseudouridine-5'-phosphate glycosidase, which produces MTSSLPDRDNQVHLHPEVASAIAAGRPVVALESTIISHGLPRPANLDIAREIEQAVRDGGAVPATIAIVAGQPRVGLDDEELRVIAGSDDVVKASVRDLAAVVARKGHGATTVASTAHLAALAGIAVFATGGLGGVHRQARESWDESADLGTLSRTPITVVCAGVKSILDVTATLERLETLNVGVIGYRTNAFPGFYLADSGHRLDWRVDSAAEVAAVMRARTELGVDRFGLVVANPIPAADELDRQLHDRALTAGLAALSRGGITGKQVTPFLLDFFHRETQGASLTANVRLVLNNARVAAEIAAAYAASSAG